From Camelina sativa cultivar DH55 chromosome 5, Cs, whole genome shotgun sequence:
atttattatgtttgaTCTGATGTTTAATTCTTAAAGGAttggtttcttgtttctgtCGTTCTTAAAtctgttttggttatttttggcATTGCAGAAGTTTAAGCTCCCACCATCAGCAAACCGGTGGAAGAGGAAGCTTTATTACTTTCTGCGTAACAAGCTGAAGCTGCCAGGTGAGTTCTTTAATATTTCACATGCATTGTCTACAATTTCCAAGAAAGTATGAAACAAAAGTTGATTGATCTGTGTTGTGTGATGACTGTAGATATCATTCTTATGGGACTTTTCTCTTTAAGTCTGAAGATGTGGGTTATTATCACCTTATGGTTTATCTTGGCACCTATTGCCCATCGGTGGGAACTTGGCCCTATATTTGTAAGTCATCTTCATCTACAATGTCTGGATTACTGACAATATCTCATTTTTTCGAAATGCCATTGGATATGCGTTCATGAGATATCTTGTTATCATTTAACTTGATCTTGTAAGGAGTATCTGTTTACAGATCTCCCTAACAAGTCGTTTCTGTTTTACTTCCTCTGactggtttttttctttgttatgggTTTCAGTTACTAGGGACTGGCTTTTCAATCATCTTACTCAATCTTGGTAAACGACAGCCTGGTGATGTTAGGTATGTACATTTCCTTATAAGAAACTCTACCCTCCGTTGATCTGACTGACATAGCAACTCATTCGATTAGGACTGTGGTTTTTAATGACTCTGGTTAAAGTTTGCTGCAATATTAGATACCAAATTCAGAACATAAAGTAGAGGAAAGTCTTGCTTATTTGAGGAAATATATACACTAAACGTTAATATCCTTGGTAACGTGGAGAatgtgggaaaaaaaaagtctggaAGCATAAGATTCTGCTAGTATTCTTATTAGCTGGAAAGTGGAATCCTCATGAGTTTCGAGCTGTGAAAAATCTTCACTTTTGACTGTTAGAACTGAATAAGTTCGGTCTTTTTTAATGCTTTCTTTCGCAGTGCATATTCCATATTCAACGAGGACTTTAGAGAGCTTCCGGGTACGTACAATGCAGATCGTATAGATCGGGACATACGAGCAGGCCAGATATGAATATGATCAAAGCCATTGCTTGGTAAGATTCACACAACAGACATCCAATGTGCAAACCAAAAGATCAGTTTTTTGTCCTGTCCGATTGAGACACAACACAGAGCATGACAGTACTTGAGACCAAAATTCCTATTGATGTACATGATCTAATCTTTTTAGTTCCATGATCAATGGTCCGTGTTGTACTCGAATATTGAGATTCcaatatgtataaaataaataaaaaggttatattataagttttgtCATATTAGTATTATCATGTGTGTGAAAATGAGTTCTAGGTCAACTTAGGTCCCATCAAAACTTGATTGAGCCTTAGGTGTGAAAAAAATTCAGTAACCAAATCTGCTTTTCTAGTGGTTAAGTGGGTGGCTGACACTTTATTTACCTTTGACaataaattcaagaaaaaaataaaactaattcaAAAGTCTATGAACTATGAAGTATGgaatgaaaattaatattaaaataaaattgaaaaaaaggtATGTATGCCCTTTAACTAACATTAGTATACACCTTCTAAACGCGGATTctgatttaaattttcaaatcacttttgctttttacagatttggtgaagaaaaaaaaaacctataaaataagTTCCTTTCGTGGGAAATTGTAGTATTTAAAACTGCATTTTCCTGAATGATTATGTCTTTCAGAAAGGGGTTTATTGGTTATGACTTATGACTTATGACTTATGGATTGTGATTTGTGAGTGGTAGTTGGAGAGTGGCTTTGCCAATTCTTGACGGCACGTAacgttttaacttttaaggaAATGTCAAACTTCTCGGTTATCTACAAGATtgtgtctatatatatgttaattaaaacgtgaatttttttttggggtataatttagaaaattagaaGAGCAAGTATGAGTATATCagatgataatttttttgtatctcatcagaagataaacaaaaatttcagcAAATTTACATGGAGTACATGTCTAACTAAAAGAGTGTAGGACAACATCAGCAAACAAATGAGCAAACACTTTTTAAATTAGACACTGAAGTATGGATAAGTTTGAATATGTGTAACCTAAATCGAAACAAAAGCCTGAAATCTCTTActtgatgaacaaaaaaaaaaacaaaagtattaaagtaatagacaaaaataaataaaatatagtaataagATTAAGGCAAAGGGGAGGGGACAAGACAAGAAGTCTTAGCGGGAAAGGGAATCCGACAAGTATGACGTCGTTTCAGTGAAGGAGTCTACGAGGTAGGTCCCACTTGTCAAAACCTCGTTGActatttctttaatttgatcttcATCATCCCCTCCGTGGACCCCTCCTACGTTCCCTAATCCTTAATTAAGTCaccattattagtttattacgACTTCATCAAAGTTTATAAAGCAGAGATTGCGTTAAGAGTTAGGGAATCAATAGATTGAACTTGTTTTCTTTCCATAATCATATGCTTTGATTGATAAATATTACTATGCCCCTTTAAAAGTTACGATTTAGGATTTAAAGTTTAACACCACTTTAACAATTTaataatcatttaataatatCAAAAAGCGTTAATACTGACCTTACTTCTATTTTTCCGTGCTTGTTCGATTGATCTAAACAGTATCTATGGTTTATAACTAACTAAACACGATGAAAAATGAGACCACTGCACTCTTCTattaagatagataaaaaagaaaactagtCGATCGATCATCAAAACTAGATCACTATGACTAACGATCAAAACGGTTGTCTCAAATCACGTACGTAAAATAAAATGTTCGATATAGTccaaattcataatttttcattttgaatgTAGAGATGTGGAGATTCTTCTTCTGACTCTTTGTGTAACTCGGACCAAAAACAACACTAAGGTTTTTTTAAGCTGAGCGATATTGGTTCCCTTTCGGAaggtgttgtaacttgtaagtacCAAGTATCATAGCAATATTGCATGGACGTAAGAGAACACTATAGGATTGTGAAACTGGTCGAATCCTTTTGTCATCATAGAAGAGAAACAACAGTTTTGGTCCAAAATGCTCTTTTGGCTTGTATCGATTTGTTAAATTAATCCAAGCAAAAGTTTTGAGATGAAGTATGTTAGACGTGATCTTTTGTAGTGGTTTTAAAGATTTGATAAGTCCAGTAGCgaatatttttttactcttttccATGTGTTATAGATTTCAGTCTTCTTAAATATTGGTTACAATATGTGATATTGACGTAACTATGTTTAAAAATCTATCAAATTGAAAAGGtatgaataataaaaaagtactagattttaacctgcagaattattatttttattataatttatatttatgttgtatctatctgttaaatattagatgttttgtaaataaaaaaataataaattttttggttgttgtgcggctaaatatttatattgtttttttaacccacaatatacttcatgaccatttgtttgttatatttagtttgttttgtttagtgtttgagattttaatttgatttttaattattataacaaaaataagggatctaaatacataatcagtaatttatacgttgtgattaagtcacatttttcctaatgatttaattattttacacaatcttagttaaatcaaattgattttatgtcaaatattataatattagtagtgttgataaataactaaatgaggatttaacccgtgttaatacaaatttaatgatattttattaattctaacatgtcctctttataactcatctactatataaccacattatatagtattttagactttttaatttttacat
This genomic window contains:
- the LOC104786018 gene encoding uncharacterized protein LOC104786018, encoding MMSSDSTNNGTVEITYKTIGPARPSQIRVASHIKVGDLRNVIAEKGKFPVENLRMILRGKALQDEEDGDDLYVTLKDKDSLIVAVIPKQPAGAQTFEDDDDDDDLKFKLPPSANRWKRKLYYFLRNKLKLPDIILMGLFSLSLKMWVIITLWFILAPIAHRWELGPIFLLGTGFSIILLNLGKRQPGDVSAYSIFNEDFRELPGTYNADRIDRDIRAGQI